Sequence from the uncultured Flavobacterium sp. genome:
AAATGATCTTGCTTTAAGTTATAATGAAACAAAAAGAGTAGGAGATTTAAATGTTCCTCAATCTATTATTGATGCAGGAGGAGAACCTTATAAATATTCATTTTTTCCGGAATCAAGCAGAATTTATTTAGAAGAAGCAATTCCGAAATTGAAAGCGAACTTAATGACGACTTTCAGTATCAAAAAACTGGATATCTATTTAAGAAACAGTTATTTCGGAAAAGTTACAGATCCTGGAGCAACAGATGTAAACTTAGACGGATCAGCTTCGGTTTACGAACATCCTGTTTATAGCGCAAAAATTGTAACAGATTTATCACTAGGATATCAAATCAATGAAAAATTCAGATTTACAGTTGGGTTTAATAATATAGGAGATGTTTATCCTGATAGAAATAATCCTGCAACTCCTGCATTTACAAATACAACTCCAACACTGTCTCCTGCGCCAAGTGCGGATTTAACAAACGCAAATCAGTTTGCTTATTCAAGAGCAGTATCACAATTTGGATTAAACGGAAGATTTGGTTTTGCGAGACTAAGTTTTAAATTCTAAAAATATAAAATTGGCCACAGATTAAACGGATCGAATAGATGTGCACAGATTTTTTTAATCCTTTATCTGTGGCTAAATTTTTCAAAGAGATTTAAAAGATTTTGTAGAGTATAATGTCAAGCTAAACAAGAAAAATTAAAAATCTGCGCAAATCGGTTTAATCCGCGAGATCCGTTGGCTAAAATTTTTTAAAGAAAAACATCAGTGTTTATAAGGCTTCTGAAAAATTTAATGTTAAATATCAATTTTTGATTTGGTAGTTCTAAAAATAGTTTCTATATTTACTCTATCAAATTAGTCGAGTTTAAAAAAGAGAATTAATTTAAATAAAATGAAAATGAAAACAATAGCGAATAATATGATTATATGTTGTGAGATGATGCAAATGTGCATCCCAATTCGTTGTTGCCAAAAGTGAAAGAGTAAATCTTTGTTATAGTTAGAACTATAAGCCCTTTTGGTAGCCATCCGAAAGGGCTTTTTTTTTTCAACACTTTTAAAATTTCAAATTATGAGAACATTAAATTCAATTGCAGTAGAATATTTATTGAGAAACGATTCTCAAAACAACAATAATAAATCTGAAGATGTATCAAGAGAAGTTATAAGACTAAATGTAGAACAAGACATAAAAAGTCAAAAATCATTATTGCTTCTGATGTATAGTCTGGAAGAAGAAGGAGAAGATTTTTTTATACAATAAGTCAATTTCAAAGAAACAATTTCAATAACAATATATAATAGTATTAACAATACCTAAAAAACTAAGATCATGAGCACACAAAAATTCGCAACAAACGCACTACACGCAGGACACGATGTTACTAAAAATGCAGGAACAAGAGCAGTGCCTATTTATCAGACATCATCATATGTATTTAATAATTCAGATCACGCTGCCAATTTATTTGGTCTTGCCGAAGCCGGATTTATCTACACTAGATTAAATAATCCAACAAACGATGTTTTAGAACAACGTCTTGCAGCGCTTGAAGGCGGAATTGGAGCTGTAGTTACGGCATCTGGAGCATCGGCAATTTCTACAGCATTTTTGACTTTGCTAAAAGCGGGAGATCATATCGTGGCTTCAAATAGTTTGTACGGCGGAACTTATAATTTGCTGAATGTAACTTTGCCACGTTTAGGAATCACAACGACTTTTGTAGATCCGTCTAAACCGGAAAACTTTACAAAAGCGGCTAAAGAAAATACTAGAGCATTCTTTGTAGAATCTTTAGGAAATCCAAAATTAGATGTATTAGATCTGAAAGGAATTTCGGCGGAAGCCAAAAACTTTAAAGTTCCTTTTATTGTAGACAATACGGTTGCTACTCCTTATTTATTGAATCCAATTGAGTACGGAGCAGATATTGTGATTCACTCTTTAACTAAATATATTTCAGGAAACGGAACTTCATTAGGAGGCGCTATTATTGACGCCGGAAAATTTGATTGGTCAAACGGAAAATTTCCTGAATTCACAGAACCTTCTGCAGGATATCACGGATTAGTTTATCACGAAGCCTTGGGAAATGCCGCTTTCATAGCAAAAGCGAGAATCGAAGGATTGCGTGATTTTGGTGCAGCTTTGAGTCCGTTTAATGCTTTTCAAATTATTCAGGGATTAGAAACTTTACCAATCCGAATTAAAAAACATAGCGAAAATGCTTTGGCTTTAGCCTCTTGGTTAGAGAAACAAGATGAGGTAGTTTGGGTAAATTATCCAGGTTTAAAAAACAATAAATATTATGATCTGGCGCAGCAATATTTACCAAAAGGACAAAGTGGAGTAATCACTTTTGGACTTAAAGGTGGTTTTGAAGCCGCTAAAAAAGTAGTTGATGAAACAAAATTGTTTTCGCTTTTGGCCAATATTGGTGATACAAAATCATTAATTATTCATCCGGCAAGTACAACACATCAACAATTGTCAGACGAAGATCAATTAGAAACAGGAGTTTCAAAAGATTTAATCCGACTTTCTGTTGGAATTGAAGATATCGAGGATTTAATAGCTGATTTGCAAACCGTTTTCGCAAGCGTGACAGAATCGCAATACAGCATTAATAAAAATTAGGTTTTTTTGTTTTTTGTTTGAAAAATTGCCTTTAGTAGTGTGAGTTCTACTAGAGGTGATTTTTTATAAAGAATAAATCAATATAAAAGTTTATTCACCATATAAGTGATATAAGTTCATTTTAGTAGGCGCACAGAAATGCGTCTAAATCATAAACGTTGATAATATAAATGAACTTAAATCACTTATATGGTTTAATTAACCCCAATAAATTAAAAATTATGTCAAAGCTTAAAATAAATATCATCCTTTTTGGAATTGGAAATATCGGAAGTACTTTGATCAATCAAATTATAGAAAGTCAGGAGTTTTTTCTCGAAAGTAAAAATGTAGACTTTCATTTTCCGATTATCACAAATTCAACAGTAGCTTTTTTCGAGAAAGAAGGCGTTGGATATGCATGGGAGACCAATTTTCTGGAATTGGCCGTTCCTTTTAAAGTGCAGGATATTATTGCATTTGCCAAAGAAAATGAATTTGAGAATCTAATCGCGGTTGATGCAACTGCAAGTGACGAACTTATTCATCATTATAATACGTTGATCGAAAACGGATTTAATATTGTGGCGGTAAATAAAAAAGCCAATACATTGCCAATCGATTTATACAAAGAGATTAGGGCGAATCTTAAAAAGTATGACAAAGAATTTTTGTATGAAACATCGGTTGATACCGGTTTTCCTGTTTTACAAACCTTAAGAGATTTGTATTATTCGGGAGAGAAAATTACAAAGATTCGCGGTGTTTTTTCGGATAATCTGAGTTATGTCTTTAACCGATTTTCTACAGAAGAAGCTACTTTTTCTTCGCTTTTAAAAGACGCGAGTTTACTCGGATTAATGCGATCGACTTTTAAAGAAGATTTATCCGGAAATGATACAGCCAGAAAACTACTGATTTTGACGAGAGAAATCGGGAAGGATTTTGATTTATCAGATATAAAAATCGATTCTTTGCTTAGAGAAGAACATTTAGAAAAAAATGGCATTCTTAATAAAGAGGCAGTTGATAAATCATTCAAAATTGCAAAAATAACACAAGCGGATAATCATGTATTAAGATATGTAGGAGAATTCGATGTAGAAAAAAATACATTAGAAGTTAAATTAATTTCAGAACCTGTTACGTCAGCAATTGGTCAGCTAAAAGGATCTGATACCATTTTCGAAATTTATACCCAATCTTATGCAGATGTTCCAATCGTAATTCAAAGTGCATCGGCATGCAAACAAGCTATTTCAAGAGGAGTAATTACTGACATTTTGAAAGTGGCTGAAAAAATTAAAAATAAAGAAGCAGTTTGGTTGTAAGTGGCTTTTAATAGTAGTTAGTTGTTCTTTGATATTTTGAAACAGGAAAATTTGTAACGTATTTTTTGTAGGTTTTAACGTTCATTTTAACAAAAGGCAATTTTGTAAGATGTTTTTTAACGTTAAAATGATGTTTTTTAACGTTTTTTAAGATTAATTTGTTGATCCTCACTTGCGTAATTGAAAAAATATTCGCACATTTGTAATACCTCAAAAACACCAAGAAGATAAATTTAGTTTTCTAAATTATAGTAATGTTGATCGAATAAAACCGTTGATAAATTTTATATCTTATTGATTTTGAAGAGAAAAAATAAGTAAAAATAATTCGGCAGTTTCGAGAAGCTTTTAAAGACAAACAAATGCAAGATTTTTTTAAAATAGCAAGTAAATCAAAGATGAATAAATCCCTACAGATGAACAAGATGTTTAACGTCGCACGTATTTGTGTATGCGTCTGTTGATACTAAAAGTATATATAAGTTGTAAAAAACTTAAACCCTTTTGGTATTAAAAATCCAAAAGGGTTTTTTTATTCCATTTGGTTACCATAACAAAGAATTAAATAAATAGTAAAGATTAAAATACGCAAACTAACTTAAACTTAAATATCATGAGCACAATAAACTACTTAAGAAAAAAACTTTTCAGAAGCAAAATCGAAAGAAATAATCCACCGCCGGTAAACGAGTTAATCCACCCAAGTTTTGGAATAACTGAAACAGATAAAAAAGCGGAGACAAAAGCACCAAATTCATTATTGTTTTTGATGTATTCAAAAGAAAATGAAACTCTTTTCATCTAACTTGAAAAGCACTCATAAATTAAGGTAATACCTGCTTAATTTTACTGAGCAAATTGTTCGGTAATTTTTTGCGTATAATAGTTTTTGGTTGAATTATCTTTAAGAAATTGCAGAATCAGTTTCGATAAAATTTGTTAGTTTAAGAAATAAGTAGTTAATTTGCACCTTTAAGTTCAAAAACGTATTGAAATGTTATAAAGAAAGGACGAGGGATTAGACCCGATGAATCCTTAGCAACCCTTCGTTAAATCGAAGAAGGTGCTGCATTCTACCACGCCCAAACGTGGAAAGATAACAACAAGAATTTTCTAGTTTCACTCTAGTACTTTCTTTCTAATATTTCCACATACAAATCAATTAATAAAAAGATTTGAAATTGGAAAATATACCAAGTCCCATTATAATTCAAGATTTCATCACCGAAAGTGGTGCAACATATCTTTCATTACCGTTAAGTTTTACGCTTTCTGGTTTGCCATTGCATAGCGCGCCTATAGTTTTGGTTAATCATGCTTTGACAGGAAACGCTGAGGTAACTGGAGAAAATGGTTGGTGGAATGATTTAATTGGCGAAGAAAAAACAATCGATACCCAAAAATATACCATTCTGGCATTTGATGTTCCGGGAAATGGAAACGATTCGTTTATAATTGAAAATTATCTGGATTTTACCACGAGAGATATTGCCCGAATTTTTATAAAAGGTTTAGAAGCTTTAAATATTAGCCAAGTGAACACCATTATTGGAGGTTCTGTTGGCGGAGGAATCGCCTGGGAAATTCTTGCATTAGAACCTAATATTACTCAAAACCTAATTCCCATTGCGACAGACTGGAAATCTACAGACTGGATGATTGCTAATTGCTATTTGCAAGAGCAGATTCTGAATAATTCTTCAAGACCAATAGAAGACGCCAGAATTCACGCAATGTTATGTTACAGATCTCCTGAATCATTCAAAGAAAAATTTCAGCGTACAATCAATGCCAATCTTTCTGTTTTTAATATAGAAAGCTGGTTGGCACATCACGGTGAAAAACTACAAAAGAGATACCAATTGGCATCGTATAAATTGATGAACCAATTGCTTAAAACCATAGATATTACCAGAAATAGTGACGATTTTGAAACTTTAATGTCAAGAACAAATGCAGCGATTCATATTATTGGAATCAATTCGGATTTGTTTTTTACACCAAAAGAAAATCGGGAAACTTTTCAGGACCTAAAAAAGTTCAAAGACAATGTTTTTTACAGCGAAATAGATTCAGTTCACGGACATGACGCTTTTTTAATCGAGTACAAACAATTAGATCATTTACTTGCCGATATTTTTAAGGCAGAAACAATAGAAAAATAAAATGAAAATATTAAAATTTGGAGGCAAATCGTTATCAAACGGAGAAGGACTTAGTAAGGTAGTTTCAATCATTTTAGATAAAGTAAATCAAGGCGAAAAAATTGCCGTAGTAGTTTCTGCCCGCGGAAATGCAACTGATGAATTAGAAGATATTTTAAGAATAGCTGCTAAAAACGGAAATTACAAACCTTTATTAGAAAGCTTTAAAGCATATCAAACTTCAGATTATCCGCAAGTTGATTTATCAGAAGAGTTTAATATTTTAGATAAACTTTTTGAAGGAGTAAGCCTGATTGGAGATTATAGCAATAAAATTAAAGATCAGATTTTATCTAAAGGCGAATTGCTTTCGGCTAAATTATTAACTTCAATTTTGGTTGAAAAAGGGATTCCTGCAAATTTTGTTGATACAAGAGAATTGCTAAAAACCGATTCGAAATTTGGTGATGCGCAGCCTTTAGAACAACTTTCAAAGAAAAATGTAATCAACTATTTCAAATTACATAACGGAGAAACAGTTAATATCGTTACAGGTTTTATTGGTTCAAATAACAACAACGACACAACAACATTAGGAAGAAATGGAAGTAATTATACCGCTTCGTTAATTGCTAATTATTTAGATGCCGAAGAACTTCAAAACTTTACACACGTTGACGGAATTTATACCGCAAATCCTGATTTGGTTGCCGATGCTAAAAAAATCGAATACTTATCATTTAATGAAGCGAATGAATTAGCCAATTTTGGAGCAACAATTCTGCACGCTAAAACGATAATTCCATTATTAGAAAAAAATATTCCGCTTCGTATTTTAAATACTTTCAATCATGAAAACCGCGGAACTTTAATTACCTCAGATTCTGCTAAAGAAGGAATTAAAACACTTTCTGTTTTGGAAAATGTTTCTTTGGTAAATCTTGAAGGTCGTGGATTACTTGGAAAATCAGGAGTTGATGCTCGTATTTTTAAAGTTATGGGCGATCATAATATCAGTGTAAGTATCATTTCTCAAGGTTCTTCAGAAAGAGGAATCGGATTGGTTGTGGCTAAAGATAAAGCAACTCTTGCAATGGTAGAATTAGAGAAAGAGTTTGAAAACGACTTTTATTCTAAAGATGTAAACCAAATTACAGTAACAGATAATGTTTCGGTAATTTCAATCATTGGTCAGGATTTAAGTACTTTCCACAAGCCTTACACAGCCTTAATTAAAAACAAAATAGTTCCAATATTATTCAACAATACAGTTACGGGTAAAAACGTGAGTTTGGTTGTTAAAAAGGAAGAACTGAACAAAGCTTTAAATGTAATTCACGGAGAGATTTTTGGAGTTTCTAAAAAAATCAACATTGCTATTTTCGGTCACGGATTAGTTGGAGGAACTTTGATTAATCAAATTTTAGAATCGGCTGCAGCAATTGAGAAACGTAAAGATGTGAAATTGAACGTTTTTGCAATTGCGAATTCTAAAAAGTTACTTTTAAATAGAAATGGCGTAACTTCAAACTGGAAAAATGATATTGCAAGCAAAGGAGAAGCTTACACAATCAAAGATATTATCGCTTATGCAAATGAGTATCATTTAGAGAACTTAATTGCGATTGATAATACAGCAAGCGCAAGTTTTGTTGAGAATTATATTCCGCTTATCGAAAGCAGTTTCGATTTAATTTCATCAAATAAAGTAGCCAATACATTAAGCTATGGTTTTTATAAAGAATTGAGAAAATCGTTAACAGATAATCAGAAGAATTATTTATACGAGACTAATGTTGGTGCAGGATTACCGCTAATTGATACGATAAAATTATTGCATCTTTCTGGTGAAAACATCACAAAAATAAAAGGAGTTTTCTCAGGAACATTAAGTTATTTATTTAATAATTTCTCTGCGAAAGATGCTCCGTTTAGCGAAATTTTGCAAGAAGCAATTGACAACGGATATACAGAACCAGACCCGCGTGAGGATTTATGCGGAAATGATGTGGGAAGAAAATTATTGATTTTGGCAAGAGAATTAGATTTGCAAAATGAGTTTGAAGAAATCTCAATTCAAAACTTAATTCCGGAACATTTACGTGAAGGAAATGTTTCTGATTTCTTGACAAAACTAAAAGAATTCGATCCAATTTATGAGAAAATAAAAGCCGATCAAAAGCCAAATCACGTATTAAGATACATTGGTGAATTGTCTGGAGATTTGCAAAATGACAAAGGAATTCTGGAAGTAAAATTAGTTTCAGTTCCATCAGATACAGCTTTAGGCGGATTAAAAGGTTCGGATTCTTTCTTCGAAATTTATACTGAATCTTACGGAGATCGTCCAATCGTTATTCAAGGAGCCGGTGCAGGTTCTGCAGTAACAGCAAGAGGTGTATTTGGAGATATTTTGAGATTATCTGATAAAGGGTAATTTGATTTTAATTCCCGAGACTTTAAGATTAGGTTTTAGAATATTGAGATAAACAGTTATAAGAGACAAGTAATATTTGTATGAATTATTTAAGGAAAAGCATAATATTGATAATTTCATGTATTGGTCTTATTGTATCTTGTAAGAAAGAAAAAGCAGAAGTAGTTGTACCAGAAGTAAAATTTGTTTATTCCTCTAAAGAGATTATTGCAGCAATTGATAAAGGTGATCTAAAAAAGTTAAAGGAATGTATTGAAAAAGGAGAAGATCCTAATGGTCGATGCAAAGGTTATACCAGAGGCGGTAGAGAAGAAGGCCAGGAAAATATATCAGATAGAGACTGGACGCTTTTAATGTATGCTGTTTTTCATAATGAAGCAGATATCGTAAAATTTCTTATAGCAAAAAAGGCAGATATAAATGCAGTAAATGCGGTTGGACATAGTGCTTTATTCCTGGCTTGTGCTAATAACGAAGAGAAGATGGGTTTGCTGTTGATAGAAAATGGGGCAGATGTAAATATTGGGAAAGATGATGATGGAATGAATGCTTTGCAATGGGCATTATCTTACGAATTGAATGACTTATCATCAAAATTAATCGAAAAGGGCGCTGATGTAAATGCATTCTCTACAGAAACAGGGAGATCTGTTTTGATGGAAGCTTTTTTTTCGGACACCATAAAACCTGCAATTGCACATCGGATTATTGATTTGGGAGCAGAGGTTCATTTTATAGACCCAAGGAATAAAGAAACACCATTGATGCTGGCATGTATGAGAAACGATAGTATCTCAGTAAAAAAATTAATTAACAAGGGAGCATATGTAAATCTTGAATCAAAAGCAGGTTATACCGCTTTGACATATGCAGCCGGAAATGATTTTCAAGATGCTTCATTGCTTCGTTATTTGGTCAGTAAAGGAGCTAAAATTAACGATCAAAATGTACCTTTGATAGACGCAGCACAAAGCGGAAGTTTAAAAAAAGTAAAGTTTTTGGTCGAAAACGGAGCAGATGTTAATAAAAGAAGACCTATAAATGGACTCTCTGCATTATTTGAAGCTGGATTTTCTGCCTATTTAGATATAGCAACCTATTTAATTGATAATGGAGCTAATGTTAATATTGAGAATTTTGATGGCGAAAGTGTACTGTATCGATCAATAGGAAGTGAAAAAGGGAGTTTTAAAATGGTCCAATTATTAATTGATAATGGGGCTAATGTTAATCACATAGATAAATCTGATAAAAGTACCGCTCTGATGAAAGCTGCTGAATATAATTTACCTGATATTGTGGCGCTTCTAATAGAAAAAGGAGCAAGTAAAGAAGGTGTGGATACTTACGGAAAAACAGCAAAAATGTATGCAGAAGAATCAGCAACCAGAACTGGAGATGATAAAATATTGACCTTTTTTGAATAAAAACAAAACAGCTTAGGAAAACAAAAATAAAACAACAACACAATGAAAGTAACTTTAAACAGAGTAAACGACGCGTTTCATTTTAAACTCAAAAATGAAAGAGGTCATGTAGTTGACGTTGACAGCAGAGCCGAATTTGGCGGAAGCGATTTAGGTGCAAGCCCAATGGAACTTGTATTAATGGGAGTTGCAGGATGCAGCGCAATTGATATGATTTCGATTTTGAAGAAACAACGTCAGGAAATAACTTCATTCAACGCTGAAGTTGAAGGAGAACGTGTAAAAGTTGGAGAAGCAACACCTTTTAAAGAAATCAACGTGGTTTTTTACTTAGAAGGAGATATTAATCCCGAAAAAGCACAAAAAGCAGCACAACTTTCTTTCGAGAAATATTGTTCAGTTTCTAAAACAATCGAACCAACAGCTACAATAAACTACAAAGTTGTATTAAACAACGAAGCATTATAAATTAGAAAATTAGTCAATTTGAGAATTAGATAATTTTTTGGTTGACTTAAAACTCACTATAGTTTTAGTTTTAAATTCTGGTTTTTATCTATAGAAAAAACTTGGAACTTAAAACTCGAAACTAGAAAAACTAAAAAAATGAACGAAGAAGAATTAGGTTTTGAAACCTTAGCCATACGCACACATTTAGAAAAATCACAATTTCAGGAACATTCAACTCCTTTGTATTTATCATCAAGTTTTGTATTTGAAGACGCAGAGGATATGAGAGCTTCTTTTACAGAAGAAAAAGTACGTAATATTTATTCCCGTTTTAGCAATCCAAATACAACAGAGTTTGTTGATAAAGTTTGTGCTATGGAAGGTGCTGAAGCAGGTTATGCTTTTGCAACCGGAATGGCAGCTATATATTCTACTTTTGCAGCATTGTTGGATTCAGGAGATCATATCGTTTCTGCGGGAAGCGTTTTTGGATCGACTCACGCGTTGTTCATGACTTATTTTCCAAAATGGAATATTGAAACAACTTATTTTGACATCAATAAACCGGAAACAATCGAAAGCTTTATTAAGCCTAATACTAAAATTCTTTATGCTGAAACACCAACAAATCCGGGTGTAGACGTAGTTGATTTGGAATTGTTAGGACAAATTGCGAAAAAGCATAATTTGATTTTAATAATTGATAACTGTTTTGCTACGCCATATATTCAGCAGCCTATAAAATATGGAGCACATTTAGTGGTTCATTCTGCTACAAAATTAATTGACGGACAAGGACGTGTTTTAGGTGGAGTTGCTGTTGGAGATGCCGAGTTAATTCGTAAAATATACTTGTTTTCAAGAAATACAGGACCGGCAATGTCGCCATTTAATGCGTGGGTTTTGTCAAAAAGTTTAGAGACTTTGGCCGTACGCGTTGACAAACATTGCGAAAATGCATTAAAAGTGGCAGAGTTTTTAGAAAGTCACCCAAATGTAAATAGCGTGAAATATCCGTTTCTAAAATCACATCCAAAATATGAAATTGCCAAAAAACAAATGCTTTTAGGAGGTAATATAATCGCAATTGAAATTAAAGGCGGACTTGAAGCAGGAAGAAAATTTTTGGATAAGATTAAATTATGTTCACTTTCTGCAAATATTGGAGACGTAAAAACTATTGTAACGCATCCGGCATCAACAACACATAGTAAATTATCTGTTGAAGAAAAATTATCTGTTGGAATTACAGAAGGTTTAGTGCGTGTTTCTGTAGGTTTGGAAAGCGTAAAAGATATTATTGCTGATTTAGATCAGGCACTTTCTTAAATAATTTATTTAATATAGTTGTCAGACTGAACGAATTCGAAGTTAAATATTTAGCTTCATTCTCGTGCAGTCTGACATTTTTATTTAAGGCTCTATGAAACCAAGATTACTTATTTTATCAGATTTATATGGAGGAGATAATCCGGAATGGATTCAGCAATACATAGATTTGCTGGAGTTTAAATTTGAGATTCAGTATTATGATACGCTTAAACTTGCAAGTATTGATTCGGTTAATCTTTCAGAAAGTGATATTCATGCTCAGTTTCTTAACGGAGGAATTGATAAAGCGGTTGAAACTTTGCTCAACTTAGAAAAAGGAAAAGTATTAGTTTTAGGATTTAGTATTGGTTGAACAATAGCGTGGAAAGCTACTTTGAAAAATCTTGAGGTTTCAAATTTATTTGCTGTTTCTTCAACTCGATTGCGATATGAAACGGAATCTCCAAATTGTGAACTGAAATTATATTTTGGAGAAAAGGATCCGAACAAACCTGACTCACAATGGTATTTGGATTTGAATTTAGAATATGAAATTATCAAAGACAGTAATCATCAATTATATTTGAGGGAAAATAATGTGTCTTTAATTTGCAGTGATATTTTGAAATCATTGTTATAAAGCATACATCAAACCAATTAAAAAATGAGTAATTCTGTTTATATCGTAGAAAAGAAATTATTTACTTCTGATCGTGATCGTTTTTTAAATTGCATCATTGATTTCTTCTTTATCTTCTTTTCAATATTTATTGTTACAATATTTGTTATAATTACTGGTAACATCTTTCAATGGGATATATATAACAGTTGGGTAGAAATAATGATTGAACTTGGAATGTTAGGGGCTTATCTTTCTTTTGCAATGGTTTATTATTTGGTTTTCGAGGGGCTTTTCGGTAGAACTATGGGTAAAATCATTACTGGCAGTATTGTAGTAAACGAAAATGGTTTAAAACCCAGTTTTGGTATTATTTGTATAAGAACTTTATGCCGTTTGATTCCTTTTGATGCGCTTTCGTTTCTTGGGAAATCTGAAAGAATATGGCATGATTCAATTTCTAAGACTTATGTTGTAGAAAAAAAAGACTTAGAAAAGGATATGGAAATGTTTTATAATTTGAATTTAATTGGCATTGAAGATACAAATTGATTTAAACTATACTAATTTAGTAGAATATAGATTGAATCTGTTATATTCTCATTTAAAAAGATTATTTTTGTTGAAGAAAATATGCGTATTGTTTGTTTTAGTTCTTTTGATAACCTTAGAACTAGAATTTATAATTACGATCTAAAATATAAAAATGCTTTCAAAGAAAACAAAATACGGAATTAAAGCCTTAACATATTTAGCCAGACGAGAAAATAATGATCCTGTACAAATTGCAGAAATTGCAAAAAGCGAACATATTTCAATTAAGTTCTTAGAAAGTATTTTATTACTACTTAGAAATTCAGGTTTTCTAGGAGCGAAAAAAGGAAAAGGTGGAGGTTATTATCTGATAAAAGATCCAAAAGATATCAGTATGGCCAAAGTATATCGTATTCTCGAAGGTCCAATCGCATTACTTCCGTGCGCAAGTCATAACTTTTATGAAAAATGTGACGATTGTGATGATGAAACTACTTGTGCGGCCAGACGTTTAATGACTGAAGTGAGAGATAATACACTTAAAATTCTGGAAAGTAATTCATTGGCAGATATTGCATTTTAATTTAAACCATGTAAGTTATATAAGTTCATTTTAGACTTTGTTGCGACATAGCTTAATTAAATGAACTTATATAACTTATATGGTGAAAAAATCCGTTTTAAAAAATCAATTTGTATCCGGCTAAGAAAAGCATTACTGCAATAGCATTTCTAAGAAATAGATCAGGAATTTTTCCGCTTAACATGCTTCCAATAAAGATTCCCGGAAGCGATCCCATTAATAATTGACCTAGTAAAAGCAAATCTAAATTTCCCATAGAAGCGTGTCCTATTCCAGCAACAAGCGTTAAAGGAACGGCGTGCGCAATCTCGGTTCCTACCAAACGAGGCGTTGGCAAAAGCGGATAAAGAAAGAATAAAGTAACCGTACCCAAAGCGCCAGCGCCAATCG
This genomic interval carries:
- a CDS encoding O-acetylhomoserine aminocarboxypropyltransferase/cysteine synthase, which encodes MSTQKFATNALHAGHDVTKNAGTRAVPIYQTSSYVFNNSDHAANLFGLAEAGFIYTRLNNPTNDVLEQRLAALEGGIGAVVTASGASAISTAFLTLLKAGDHIVASNSLYGGTYNLLNVTLPRLGITTTFVDPSKPENFTKAAKENTRAFFVESLGNPKLDVLDLKGISAEAKNFKVPFIVDNTVATPYLLNPIEYGADIVIHSLTKYISGNGTSLGGAIIDAGKFDWSNGKFPEFTEPSAGYHGLVYHEALGNAAFIAKARIEGLRDFGAALSPFNAFQIIQGLETLPIRIKKHSENALALASWLEKQDEVVWVNYPGLKNNKYYDLAQQYLPKGQSGVITFGLKGGFEAAKKVVDETKLFSLLANIGDTKSLIIHPASTTHQQLSDEDQLETGVSKDLIRLSVGIEDIEDLIADLQTVFASVTESQYSINKN
- a CDS encoding aspartate kinase; translation: MSKLKINIILFGIGNIGSTLINQIIESQEFFLESKNVDFHFPIITNSTVAFFEKEGVGYAWETNFLELAVPFKVQDIIAFAKENEFENLIAVDATASDELIHHYNTLIENGFNIVAVNKKANTLPIDLYKEIRANLKKYDKEFLYETSVDTGFPVLQTLRDLYYSGEKITKIRGVFSDNLSYVFNRFSTEEATFSSLLKDASLLGLMRSTFKEDLSGNDTARKLLILTREIGKDFDLSDIKIDSLLREEHLEKNGILNKEAVDKSFKIAKITQADNHVLRYVGEFDVEKNTLEVKLISEPVTSAIGQLKGSDTIFEIYTQSYADVPIVIQSASACKQAISRGVITDILKVAEKIKNKEAVWL
- a CDS encoding alpha/beta fold hydrolase, which encodes MENIPSPIIIQDFITESGATYLSLPLSFTLSGLPLHSAPIVLVNHALTGNAEVTGENGWWNDLIGEEKTIDTQKYTILAFDVPGNGNDSFIIENYLDFTTRDIARIFIKGLEALNISQVNTIIGGSVGGGIAWEILALEPNITQNLIPIATDWKSTDWMIANCYLQEQILNNSSRPIEDARIHAMLCYRSPESFKEKFQRTINANLSVFNIESWLAHHGEKLQKRYQLASYKLMNQLLKTIDITRNSDDFETLMSRTNAAIHIIGINSDLFFTPKENRETFQDLKKFKDNVFYSEIDSVHGHDAFLIEYKQLDHLLADIFKAETIEK
- the thrA gene encoding bifunctional aspartate kinase/homoserine dehydrogenase I; protein product: MKILKFGGKSLSNGEGLSKVVSIILDKVNQGEKIAVVVSARGNATDELEDILRIAAKNGNYKPLLESFKAYQTSDYPQVDLSEEFNILDKLFEGVSLIGDYSNKIKDQILSKGELLSAKLLTSILVEKGIPANFVDTRELLKTDSKFGDAQPLEQLSKKNVINYFKLHNGETVNIVTGFIGSNNNNDTTTLGRNGSNYTASLIANYLDAEELQNFTHVDGIYTANPDLVADAKKIEYLSFNEANELANFGATILHAKTIIPLLEKNIPLRILNTFNHENRGTLITSDSAKEGIKTLSVLENVSLVNLEGRGLLGKSGVDARIFKVMGDHNISVSIISQGSSERGIGLVVAKDKATLAMVELEKEFENDFYSKDVNQITVTDNVSVISIIGQDLSTFHKPYTALIKNKIVPILFNNTVTGKNVSLVVKKEELNKALNVIHGEIFGVSKKINIAIFGHGLVGGTLINQILESAAAIEKRKDVKLNVFAIANSKKLLLNRNGVTSNWKNDIASKGEAYTIKDIIAYANEYHLENLIAIDNTASASFVENYIPLIESSFDLISSNKVANTLSYGFYKELRKSLTDNQKNYLYETNVGAGLPLIDTIKLLHLSGENITKIKGVFSGTLSYLFNNFSAKDAPFSEILQEAIDNGYTEPDPREDLCGNDVGRKLLILARELDLQNEFEEISIQNLIPEHLREGNVSDFLTKLKEFDPIYEKIKADQKPNHVLRYIGELSGDLQNDKGILEVKLVSVPSDTALGGLKGSDSFFEIYTESYGDRPIVIQGAGAGSAVTARGVFGDILRLSDKG